The following proteins come from a genomic window of Pseudomonas putida:
- a CDS encoding SDR family NAD(P)-dependent oxidoreductase produces MKMMIVGAGRGLGRALLEGLGKPGDTLIGVSRNQPPDLALAPGIDLQWVDADLAKPTAAVAQIADRTPADLDVLIYNVGIWEEHAFSEHYAFLDDSDESITRLVEVNITATLLLLKRLVPKLLGAPRPQLILTGSTSALRQSGRPEVAFGASKFALNGMADALREGFRDDNLAVTVLQLGYLNTDDSLNTPLAQAAARGERRQVPVHDVVTMVDALLRLSGASFVRELILPAIGDERF; encoded by the coding sequence ATGAAGATGATGATCGTAGGCGCCGGCAGAGGGTTGGGCCGGGCTTTGCTCGAAGGGCTCGGCAAGCCAGGGGACACGCTGATCGGCGTATCACGCAATCAGCCGCCAGACTTGGCCCTTGCCCCGGGCATCGATCTGCAGTGGGTCGATGCCGACCTTGCCAAGCCAACGGCGGCTGTAGCACAGATCGCGGATCGGACTCCTGCCGATCTGGATGTCCTGATCTACAACGTTGGCATCTGGGAAGAACACGCCTTCAGTGAGCACTATGCATTCCTTGACGACAGCGACGAATCGATCACCAGGCTGGTCGAGGTGAATATCACGGCCACGCTGCTTCTGCTCAAGCGCCTGGTGCCCAAGTTGCTTGGCGCGCCCCGGCCGCAGTTGATCCTCACCGGTTCGACCTCAGCTCTTCGCCAGAGTGGGCGCCCGGAGGTAGCGTTTGGCGCCTCAAAGTTCGCCCTCAACGGCATGGCTGATGCGCTGCGCGAAGGTTTTAGGGATGACAACCTGGCGGTGACCGTGCTTCAACTGGGTTATCTGAATACCGACGACTCCCTGAACACTCCATTGGCACAAGCCGCAGCACGTGGCGAGCGGCGCCAGGTACCGGTGCATGATGTGGTCACTATGGTCGACGCGCTGTTGCGCTTGTCCGGGGCTTCGTTCGTACGGGAGCTGATCTTGCCGGCTATCGGTGATGAGCGCTTCTGA
- the folE gene encoding GTP cyclohydrolase I FolE: protein MSHSLAEHFHEILVGIGENPQREGLLDTPQRAAKAMQYLCNGYAQDLHEVVNGALFESENDEMIVVRDIELYSLCEHHMLPFIGKAHVAYLPTGRVLGLSKVARVVDMFARRLQIQENLTRQIAYAVQEVTDAAGVAVVIEAKHMCMMMRGVEKQNSVMMTSVMLGEFRDDPSTRHEFLNLIGRHS, encoded by the coding sequence ATGTCACATTCGTTAGCCGAGCACTTTCATGAAATCCTCGTCGGCATTGGTGAGAACCCGCAGCGCGAAGGGCTTCTGGACACACCCCAGCGTGCGGCAAAAGCGATGCAGTACTTGTGCAACGGGTATGCCCAGGATCTTCACGAGGTTGTAAACGGTGCTCTGTTCGAGAGTGAAAACGATGAAATGATTGTGGTGCGTGACATTGAGCTCTACTCATTGTGCGAACACCACATGCTGCCGTTTATTGGCAAGGCTCATGTCGCGTACCTGCCAACAGGACGCGTGTTAGGCCTTTCCAAGGTTGCACGCGTGGTGGACATGTTCGCTCGTCGTTTACAGATACAGGAAAACCTCACGCGGCAAATCGCGTATGCCGTGCAGGAAGTCACGGATGCTGCAGGAGTGGCGGTCGTGATCGAAGCCAAGCATATGTGCATGATGATGCGCGGGGTAGAGAAGCAGAACTCGGTGATGATGACATCCGTGATGTTAGGTGAATTTCGCGACGACCCCTCTACGCGGCACGAATTCCTTAACCTCATTGGACGACACAGTTGA
- a CDS encoding DUF3077 domain-containing protein, with amino-acid sequence MSTEETKFTVGKTTFYQGENQTHPLFRIEAGIPCQSAREQASELMGYARDMTLDGLMEDKPQLIWASHYLCALAKALMDDAELGMMR; translated from the coding sequence ATGTCCACAGAAGAAACCAAATTCACCGTCGGCAAAACCACCTTCTACCAAGGTGAAAACCAGACCCATCCCCTCTTCCGCATCGAAGCCGGTATCCCTTGCCAAAGCGCACGTGAACAGGCGTCCGAGCTGATGGGCTATGCACGGGACATGACCCTGGATGGATTGATGGAAGACAAACCTCAGTTGATCTGGGCTTCGCACTACCTTTGCGCTTTGGCCAAGGCGCTCATGGATGATGCTGAACTGGGCATGATGCGCTGA
- a CDS encoding DUF3429 family protein produces the protein MNTDATALSPSRFAALGYGGLLPFIGLTLLILFWAEYRAFFSMMLVGYGAVILSFVGALHWGFAMTLQGLPAKQRQERLVWSVIPALIGWVGALLPVPVGCLVLTFGFIGHLWQDRKLAQAVPGWYLPMRVHLTAVASLCLLLSALAVFIDF, from the coding sequence ATGAATACCGATGCTACTGCGTTATCTCCAAGCCGCTTCGCTGCCCTGGGGTACGGCGGTCTGCTGCCGTTTATTGGTTTGACGCTGCTCATCCTTTTTTGGGCTGAGTATCGAGCGTTTTTCTCGATGATGCTGGTTGGCTATGGCGCGGTGATATTGAGCTTCGTCGGTGCCCTGCACTGGGGGTTCGCCATGACGTTGCAGGGGTTGCCCGCGAAGCAGCGTCAAGAGCGACTGGTGTGGAGCGTTATACCGGCCCTGATCGGTTGGGTTGGCGCGTTGCTGCCTGTGCCGGTGGGGTGTCTAGTGTTGACCTTTGGTTTTATCGGCCATCTTTGGCAGGATCGCAAACTGGCGCAAGCGGTGCCTGGGTGGTATCTGCCGATGCGCGTGCATTTAACGGCTGTCGCGAGCCTCTGTTTGCTGCTCAGTGCACTCGCCGTATTCATTGATTTTTGA
- the glsB gene encoding glutaminase B codes for MQTLLNEILEEVRPLIGKGKVADYIPALADVPANQLGIAVYGNDGSYHCAGDAQVPFSVQSISKVFSLVQAIGHSGEAIWERLGHEPSGQPFNSLVQLEFERGRPRNPFINAGALVICDINQSRFAAPTLSMRDFVRRLSGNPHISINTRVADSEYQFRARNAAMAYLMQSFGNFHNEVETVLRSYFSYCALQMNCLDLARAFCFLANDGFCKHSGEQILTRRQTQQVNSIMATSGLYDEAGNFAFRVGLPGKSGVGGGIVAIVPGQFTVCVWSPELNAAGNSLAGMAALELLSSRIGWSVF; via the coding sequence ATGCAAACGCTGTTGAACGAGATTCTCGAAGAAGTACGTCCCTTGATCGGCAAGGGCAAAGTCGCTGACTACATTCCCGCGCTGGCGGACGTGCCGGCGAACCAGCTGGGCATCGCTGTCTATGGCAACGATGGCAGTTATCACTGCGCAGGCGACGCGCAGGTGCCATTCTCGGTGCAGAGCATTTCCAAGGTGTTCAGCCTGGTTCAGGCCATTGGCCATTCGGGGGAAGCCATTTGGGAGCGGCTGGGGCATGAGCCTTCGGGGCAGCCGTTCAACTCGTTGGTGCAGCTGGAGTTCGAGCGCGGGCGGCCGCGTAACCCGTTCATCAATGCCGGGGCATTGGTGATCTGCGATATCAATCAGTCGCGCTTCGCGGCCCCCACGTTGTCGATGCGCGATTTTGTCCGACGGCTTTCAGGCAACCCTCACATCTCGATCAATACCCGGGTCGCTGATTCGGAATATCAGTTTCGCGCGCGCAACGCTGCCATGGCGTACCTGATGCAGTCATTTGGCAACTTCCACAACGAGGTCGAGACGGTGCTGCGCAGTTACTTCAGTTACTGCGCACTGCAAATGAACTGCCTGGACCTGGCGCGGGCATTCTGCTTCCTGGCCAATGATGGGTTCTGCAAGCACAGCGGTGAGCAGATCCTGACGCGGCGCCAGACCCAACAAGTGAACTCGATCATGGCCACCAGCGGGCTGTATGACGAGGCGGGGAATTTTGCCTTCAGGGTGGGTTTGCCTGGCAAGAGTGGCGTGGGTGGCGGTATCGTGGCGATCGTGCCGGGGCAATTTACCGTATGCGTGTGGTCGCCAGAGCTGAATGCTGCGGGCAACTCCCTGGCCGGGATGGCGGCGCTTGAGCTGCTCAGTTCGCGGATCGGATGGTCGGTGTTCTGA
- a CDS encoding TonB-dependent siderophore receptor encodes MSARFSSPATRIRQTALAVSFAGSLLGTANARAEPVDYSTPADSLASAEQDGAMELAATTVSSMALGATTEGTGSYTTGSVNTATGLRLSARETPQSVSVVTRQQIEDQNLNDVAQVLEQTPGVVVDSMGPAGSDANHIYVRGFEVGSIQVDGINRPDTFGFRDDLSDMVSYDRVEVVRGATGLMSGTGDPGATVNLIRKKPTLETQRKLTLKAGSWDNYRTELDVSGKLTQSGNVRGRFVASNTDSQSYVDRQSLERQVAYGVLEWDITDSTMLTAGAEYQEMDNDGAGNHGFPMFNSDGSHFSPSRTFNSASDWSYHKRRTKTVFTTLEHQLDNGWQLKVNAEHSRRSYDDTFATAASGTVKPDGSGISTWTGRWAGEPRQTSFDLSASGPFELFSREHQAYLGASHYRAYYRNDGYPLWTIQTIDNIYTWDGSLAIPDAIHAKSSEDALDETQDGLVASVRWSLADDLSLITGARLIDWKRDETSTTLSSGATSRTSRSETGVVTPYLGLVYDLNEHWSAYASYTTIFKPQSNKDINGTYLDPLEGVNYELGLKSEFWDQRLTAAFSVFEVHQDNLAVADGSNLAPDGNQAYRAESGTKTRGFEMEMAGEVLPDWQVSASYTYAVSKDSDGDRLNTEIPRDTLKLFTSYRLPTLPQLKVGGGVRWQGTEYYKSAGPNNETFTQDPYSVVDLMAQYAFTPQTSVSLNLNNVFDKTYYTAIGARGWYGSPRSATATLVYAF; translated from the coding sequence ATGTCCGCTCGCTTTTCCTCCCCCGCCACCCGTATTCGCCAAACCGCACTAGCGGTCAGCTTCGCGGGCTCGCTGCTGGGCACTGCAAATGCCAGGGCTGAGCCAGTGGATTACAGCACCCCGGCAGATTCGTTAGCCAGCGCTGAACAGGATGGCGCCATGGAGCTTGCGGCAACCACCGTCTCCAGCATGGCCCTGGGTGCCACCACCGAAGGCACCGGCAGCTACACCACCGGCTCGGTCAATACCGCAACCGGGCTGCGGCTGTCTGCACGCGAGACACCCCAATCGGTCAGCGTGGTCACCCGCCAGCAGATTGAAGACCAGAACCTGAACGATGTTGCCCAAGTGCTTGAACAGACACCAGGCGTGGTCGTTGACAGCATGGGGCCCGCCGGAAGCGACGCCAACCATATCTACGTGCGCGGCTTCGAGGTCGGCAGCATCCAGGTGGACGGCATCAACCGCCCCGATACCTTTGGCTTCAGGGACGACCTCTCCGACATGGTGTCGTATGACCGGGTAGAGGTAGTGCGCGGTGCCACGGGCCTGATGTCCGGCACTGGCGACCCGGGCGCCACCGTCAACCTGATCCGCAAGAAGCCGACCCTGGAAACACAACGCAAGCTGACCTTGAAAGCGGGCTCGTGGGACAACTACCGCACCGAACTAGACGTTTCTGGCAAGTTGACGCAAAGCGGCAATGTCCGCGGGCGTTTTGTCGCCTCCAATACCGACAGCCAGAGCTACGTCGACCGCCAATCGCTGGAACGGCAGGTGGCCTATGGGGTGCTGGAGTGGGACATCACCGACAGCACGATGCTGACAGCGGGTGCGGAATATCAGGAGATGGACAACGACGGGGCAGGCAACCACGGCTTCCCGATGTTCAATTCAGATGGCAGTCACTTCAGCCCCTCCCGCACGTTCAATTCAGCTTCGGACTGGAGCTATCACAAGCGTCGCACCAAGACGGTATTCACTACGCTGGAGCATCAACTGGACAACGGCTGGCAGTTGAAAGTGAATGCCGAACACAGCCGTCGCAGCTATGACGACACCTTTGCCACGGCTGCCAGCGGCACCGTCAAGCCCGATGGCAGTGGCATCAGCACCTGGACGGGGCGTTGGGCCGGCGAGCCCCGGCAGACCTCGTTCGACCTGTCGGCGTCGGGCCCGTTCGAGCTGTTTTCACGCGAGCACCAGGCCTACCTCGGGGCCAGTCACTACCGCGCCTACTACCGCAACGACGGTTACCCACTGTGGACGATCCAGACCATCGACAACATTTACACCTGGGACGGTTCGCTGGCGATACCAGACGCCATCCATGCCAAGTCCTCGGAGGACGCGCTGGATGAAACCCAGGACGGCCTGGTGGCTTCGGTACGCTGGAGCCTGGCCGATGACCTGTCGCTGATTACCGGGGCGCGGCTGATCGACTGGAAACGCGACGAAACCTCTACCACCCTGTCGTCCGGCGCGACAAGCCGCACTTCGCGTAGCGAAACCGGAGTCGTCACGCCCTACCTTGGCCTGGTGTATGACCTCAACGAGCACTGGTCGGCGTATGCCAGTTACACCACCATTTTCAAACCGCAGAGCAACAAGGATATCAACGGGACCTACCTGGACCCGTTGGAAGGCGTTAACTACGAGCTCGGTCTGAAGAGTGAGTTCTGGGACCAGCGCCTGACCGCGGCTTTCAGCGTTTTCGAGGTACACCAGGACAACCTGGCGGTAGCCGACGGAAGCAACCTGGCGCCAGACGGCAACCAGGCCTACCGTGCCGAGTCGGGTACCAAGACACGCGGTTTCGAGATGGAAATGGCGGGCGAGGTTTTGCCTGATTGGCAGGTCTCGGCCAGCTACACCTATGCGGTGAGCAAGGATTCGGATGGCGACCGCCTGAACACTGAAATACCGCGAGACACCTTGAAACTGTTCACCAGCTACCGCCTGCCGACCCTGCCACAGTTGAAGGTCGGGGGTGGTGTGCGCTGGCAGGGTACCGAGTATTACAAGAGCGCCGGGCCCAACAACGAAACGTTCACCCAGGACCCCTACAGCGTGGTCGACCTGATGGCTCAATATGCCTTCACGCCGCAGACCAGCGTTTCACTGAACCTCAACAACGTGTTTGACAAAACCTACTACACGGCGATTGGCGCGCGCGGCTGGTATGGCAGCCCACGCAGCGCCACGGCCACGTTGGTGTACGCGTTCTGA
- a CDS encoding DUF393 domain-containing protein — protein MYCKWPFTLYFDGACPLCAREIAFLRRHSTGGKLTLVDISADDFDAGALGFTVEQLRSCLHGRFASGHWVTGLDATLWSWRAADVGLWVAPLAWRPLRPLFSVLYRLFCRLRPRLAWLPHPDGGHRCSGEESKCHIR, from the coding sequence ATGTATTGCAAGTGGCCCTTCACCCTGTACTTCGACGGCGCCTGCCCATTGTGCGCTCGGGAGATCGCCTTCCTGCGCAGGCACTCGACCGGTGGAAAGCTCACCCTGGTTGACATCAGTGCTGATGATTTCGATGCAGGGGCATTGGGCTTCACGGTTGAACAACTGAGGTCATGCCTGCATGGAAGGTTCGCGAGCGGGCACTGGGTTACAGGCTTGGACGCCACCTTGTGGAGTTGGCGTGCTGCCGATGTGGGCCTGTGGGTCGCGCCACTGGCCTGGCGCCCGCTACGTCCCCTGTTTTCGGTTCTTTACAGGCTGTTCTGTCGATTGAGGCCACGCTTGGCCTGGCTACCACATCCCGATGGCGGGCACCGCTGTAGCGGTGAGGAGTCCAAATGTCACATTCGTTAG